Proteins co-encoded in one Malus sylvestris chromosome 9, drMalSylv7.2, whole genome shotgun sequence genomic window:
- the LOC126633937 gene encoding uncharacterized protein LOC126633937, giving the protein MGFLYGELQRANMEVKETFKNNEANNQIILQIIDEKACEQLDSPLLLAGYLFNPYYFFKDQSIQHAPIVMEGFTCVDKFFPDNYEVQNPVINVEIQKYRVKEGGFRRHLAEIGCVENDENYNSVAWWYNYGNGVPNLQWMTIKILSLTTSSSSCERNWSSFKGMHTKKMNRLDTTRLNNLVYIQFNARIMNKKKREKEKKVDILLASEASMVQGWIIEGGYEELELGSGIGETSEEVGSSLEPRRSSKNVEVRKLHEEDFISDEDTKEEEEGDDEKVEFKSDTERDLEGYGEEEFDT; this is encoded by the exons ATGGGGTTTTTGTATGGAGAGCTACAAAGAGCAAATATGGAGGTTAAAGAGACATTCAAGAACAATGAGGCCAACAATCAAATAATTCTTCAAATTATTGATGAAAAAGCTTGTGAGCAGCTTGATAGTCCATTGCTTTTGGCAGGCTACCTCTTTAACCCTTATTActtcttcaaagatcaaagcATACAACATGCTCCAATTGTCATGGAAGGCTTTACTTGTGTTGATAAGTTCTTCCCCGATAACTATGAGGTTCAAAACCCAGTGATAAATGTGGAGATACAAAAGTATAGAGTAAAAGAAGGTGGATTTAGAAGACATTTGGCCGAAATTGGATGCGTTGAGAATGATGAAAACTATAATTCGG ttGCATGGTGGTATAATTATGGAAATGGTGTGCCTAATTTGCAATGGATGACTATAAAGATTCTCTCAttgactacaagttcatccagttgtgaaagaaattggagttcTTTTAAAGGTATGCatacaaagaaaatgaataGACTAGATACAACAAGGTTAAATAATTTAGTCTATATCCAATTTAATGCAAGAATTatgaacaagaagaaaagagagaaggagaagaaagtgGACATACTACTTGCAAGTGAAGCTAGTATGGTTCAAGGATGGATTATAGAGGGTGGCTATGAAGAACTTGAGCTTGGTTCGGGAATTGGAGAGACATCGGAGGAGGTAGGTAGTTCCCTAGAGCCTAGGAGGAGTTCTAAAAATGTTGAAGTAAGAAAACTTCATGAAGAAGATTTTATATCAGATGAGGAcacgaaagaagaagaagaaggagatgatGAAAAAGTTGAGTTTAAGTCTGATACGGAGAGAGACTTGGAGGGATATGGTGAAGAAGAGTTTGATACCTAG